AAAATGTGAGGcttccactcccccccccctcagcgCGATGTTCGCGCAGCCGCAATGAGAACCACAGTCAGCACGAGCACACCCACTGCCCCGCCCATGAGCGCGCCCTCGATCCCGCCGTGAAGCCTCCGAGTCTCGCATTTCTCTCCCGTGTAGAAAGTGGTTTGGCTGGAGGGACACCTGCAGACAAAGCccgggaaaaataaaattaaatcacattgttttatttcgaaaattttatttttcttatattggccattgtttagctgacaccttaaGGGCAGATAATAAACGTTACATTGATCTACCGATAtcaaatgctaaatgaataaatgggtaaattttattgtattgattCATGGAAAGTACCAAAGCATTgattcaaaggtactacaggaaGTCAGGGACCATGTATTGATAATAAGTTGATGTTTCACATTTGGATCCCCCATGCGCAAGCATTGTCTTCCGATTTCTGTGCATTACACTAATGGCTctctttaaatatgaatttgaaaAGAAGTGAAGTGGAAAAGTATGTGAGAGGTGTTTGAGCAGACCTGCAGGAGGCGCTTCCATGTCTTGGGACACATATCCCTCCGTTAAGACAAGGGTTTGGCCAGCACGGGTCACCTGGAGCAGATCGAACCCTGCGATGTTTTGGGATCTCAACAGAGCTCCCATGATGTTCCCCAGACTCCAACACTGGCTGCTTAATGGCACTGGTGGGCTTTGGTATGATTGGAACCTCTGACATCACCAAGTGGGTCAAATCTTaaacacaacacacatacaACAGTCATTCTGAACATCACTTCTTCACGTGACCAGCATGTGACAAGGCAGTATGTTCTGGAGGTTTCACCTTCGAAGTCGACGAAGATGATCAGGTCGTCATTCTTCAGGAAGCTTCTTCTTTGTAGCTGCTTGTGAGAAATGAAGGTGCTCCACCCAAAGTCTTGACCTCTGTAGCACTGACAGGACTCATCCCATGTCCCCTCTTTCATTGGTCTATCCCACTGGGAGTCTGTGTCTAAGAAAAATTAACAGCACTTTTTACAttaacgtttacatttacatttactcatttagcagacgctcttctccaaagtgacgtacatcccagagaaatacaatttgtgcattacattaggggaaAGAGAGACATGGAAGAAAagttagtttgcttctttccactttatgcaccgatgttcatcgcacgagtaggtgcataaaactcagaatagcctttacacagccgctactcctgtattgtatgtaaatatttgtgtacctttaaaaaatgtgtaggaaggtgatcaggattagtctatcctgagttttgtaaACCTACTTGTGCTATGAACATTGGTAACTAGGTagtagctaggagcagttctattgatggatttgtaggcaataaccacgGGCTTAGATTGTcacatatttaatcatttttatttttaaaatcaggattttaaaaatgaataaaaatttaaaatttaggTGAGAGGGGGTCCGGTGGCATGGAAGGTTTGGgctgtgcccgctctctggcgggtctgggattcgaggcctgcttgggtgccttgcgacggactggtgtcccatcctgtccCAGTTATTTTCTAGAAGCATAGATTACTTTTCTAGAAACATATTTTTCTAGAAAAGAACTGAAACATGgtagccattggaagattctggaaggcaccagaacattttAGAAAGTACTAAAATATTCTAGGATGTTTCCATGCTTTTTAGAATGTTTTAGAATGTTCTGGGAAATGCAGAatatctgtgtaattttttgtgTTAATAAATGGCGTTTAAAATCTCTCTGTCACGGTGAAGCAGGATGTAAGGACCCAGGTGCAGGGTCcttcgtctggattcagaggatcaggcaagttctcgatgtcagggacaggcgggtggtcggtcgatcggcaatCGGGGTCAgaacgaagatccatggacgtggtcaagaaacaaagcgaagtgtccggagaacgtgaactaaGAACTGgagatgagcgaggagtcacaaggaagggcggttgtctccgatgagattccgcaaaggtatggaagctaaggagggtcttttaaagggggAGCAGTTAGttaggtgctggagcagagtcaggtgttgtcatTTGAGATATGGGTGTGGATGTGACACTGTCAATATAGTGTTAGTTATATGTGGGAGCAAAAAATTCTCGTAAAACTTAATAAAAATAGTTAAAGCAAGATTCTGTGGCTAAAACTGACAGTCTAGAACagctagtggtatttttgtaatcagtaaactgtAATCATAATACCGCAAAAACCAACATaagtaaaaactttaaaaagttttgttccgttgtgttatttttagttattttaaattagttttaatgtagtttttaacTAGCTTGAAATGATTAAGAAATGTTAACACAAAACTTACAGTGCAcgttttgtttattattgctgtttccCAGACTTGTAGCCTCACTTGTGTTCATAAACAGAGGAGACATGCTATTCTAAAGGAAAAGGGGAGATATGCACcctgaaggaaaataaaaatgttctgaaGAACCACGTTAGCCAGGTACTTTCTAGAAACAGGTGACCTACTAGTGGTGAAACTCCTGCTGGAAGACATTCTTAGCCGCACGTCAGGATCCTGGTCCATTGCTGTGATGGTGGCCTGTCTGTCGGCAGAAGGCCACTCCAGTACCCCGTCATTTTCACCACTGCAAAGGTGGAAGTAGAGGCCTAGGTAGCCCTCTGACAAACTGTCCCTGCCATTAGGGTAAAGACGAACCCCGTAGCCATATCCCTCTGGGCTGTAAAATCGCTCGCTCACAACGCTATGCCCGACAGGGCTCGTGAGGAGGAGATGGGTAAAGTTGTGGATCATCCAGGTGGTGCTGGGGCACGCTGTTTCCATGAGGGAGATGTCGTCGATGAAAATACTTCCCGCCAACTGGGCTGAGCCCACAATGCCCTGGAAGATGTAACGGAATTTCTCTCTGACATTGAGTGCCACATGAGTAATCTTCCATGACTCGTCACCATCACctgaaaaagaatattttacatCACCATCTGAACCCACTACAAAATTCAATTAATGTGCTATAAATTTcaaaattgtatatattttaattattttatttttattgggggttaaaaacaatacaaagtaTAATTAGTACCATATTCCTTCAATTGTAAGACacatgcttttttccatttttaaacatttaaaaataaaacagtaactgAAAACTCGTGTTAGATTTGACctcaattttttaaatagacCTTAATTTGGACCTTAAGGTGCAGTTTAAAACGTCTTCAAAAAGACTAAAGTAAGATGTTGCATTGAAATGGAATTGTTGGAAAGTTTCATTAAATGCTTCATACATTGCCAGTGAtgtctgcattttttctttttcatggaCATGCATCTCTAAATttagaccacacacacacacacacacacacacacacacacacattttcggaaccgcttgtcccatacggggtcgcggggaaccggagcctaccctgcaacacagggcgtaaggccggaaggggagggggacacacccaggacgggacgccagtctgtcccaaggcaccccaagcgggactcgaaccccagacccaccggagagcaggaccaggtctaacccaccgcgccccctagtaATTTAGACCAcatcatattatttattattatttattatttttattctttatggagcgctcttctcacgcagtgacacagaatgctttaacacagggatacagcaagaaaaattgatacaaacaaagaagacagtcaactaatggctaccataatgaagatcttattatagagctataagtatacctactggccaccggggaaaggaacaaaaactcccaactgaaggttgagggagaaaaaacctctgggggtccacgggccagtggttgcccacccctcctgggcattctagaaagtaacaatttgtaagccagtgtttaacaagtaattataatgttggtaaatggcatcttggatccccagctcggcatggaaccaTGGACTCCGGCATGGGCTCCATATTATCAGTGGAGTCTCAAAATGGAGTAAACGTGgtatttaagtataaaaataagcAGAGCTTGTTAATTTGTTGTCCATAAGGTAAACGAATCTTACTCTAACCCTAATGAAAAGAAGTGccttaaaaagaaaatacagcacCTTTAATAGTATGCACTTTCTTCATTTTCCGGACGTTTCCTGTCCCGTCATCCGTCTTCGTCCAGATGACTAGCTGGTCACCAGGAGCTCCTGTGAACTTGTAGAAGAACTGGAGGCACTGACGGCTTCTCTTGGGGTACAGAATGCGGGACTCCAGCAGGGCACTGCTGCCCACAACCAATCTTGATGTGTTGAATTGCATGAAATATCCCGCATCTATAAGTAAATGTGAAGCAGACCAAAAATTTCCAAAACACTGCTGCACCGTTTATCAAAAGTACAACCAGGTCAGTTTGGCCATGCTGGCTGGACTGTTGGAGTATGTAGGTTTAGAATTAGGTGTAGAAAATGGAAGCTGGTTTAACAGGTAGGTTTCTGTTGAAACATCATTATGGTTGGAAGTAAGGTTTGCTGGTTGACTGTTTGATGAGTTGAAAATTGACATCCTCCTGACCTTGACACCGGCCTCCCAGGGTGTGGTCGTCCTCTCCAGCGCTGCTCAGGGTCTGAACCCAATCTGCATCATCTTCCTCATTCTGGATCATGCCACAGATGTTTATCAGCTCAAAGGCACACTGGTCCAACAAGGTGTGTGTGGAAGCTGAAACAACAGCATTTGATGACCACATTGACAGCAATCTGACCCTATAAAACAGGGTGATCAAACTCGGGGTGTGAATAAAGATGTATTGAGGGGGGTCTgtgctggtttttgttccagTAATTTACCTATGATTCCACATTTATGTTCACCGTTAGGCACATCTATATATTTACACCAGTTATTCTCACAATgtactattgttttttttttttttttgcaatttacaAATAGAAGTCTGATCGTTCAAATATATCCAGGAGCTAGTTATGCTAACACTGTAATTGAGAACAGTagttaaaacaaaaaccaacacacacacctggggtAATGGTTCAAGTGAACTTCCTCCACATAGCATTGCGACTCACTGCAGTTGTACATTCGGTTCAGCCTTTGCAGGTCGATGGCACTGAAGTCCAGGCGCTGTCCAATGACATCGTTGAATGCTGGGATGGTAGTGGTGATGGTGGGTACTGTGCTATTCTTGTTGAAGGAGAGTGGCCTATAGTGCATGATTGACTCATAGTCGTAAGGCGTGTTCAGATCAGTGATGAAGTCATCTGCATACTTGACAAAGTTGTGCTCCTTCCCTGTGAAAAATTGACAATCTGAAATGCCAGGTGAACAAATCATTCCGAAATCTGTCTGGTTATTGTCTCAGTGCTCCTAAATTGTGCTGTCTGGAGAGGGCTGCTAggtttttttgtgaaaacagaTGTAAAATAAATCCATCAAGGTAACTAAAAAAGCCTTTGTGCAACTTTTACCTGCAATAAGTGAAGAAACTCACCCTCGATGATCTGATCCCACCAGATTTTCACGTAGTCATCCCGATCCGTCCTGGATTGCTCATGGTAAAACCCCAAAGCGTGCAGGAGTTCGTGCTCTACGATAGCCTTGGTGTCACACCTCTCACCGATGGAGACATTCTGTCCCTCGTGCAAGTCCCCCACAAATGACCAGCATCTATGTATGTCAATAAGAAGGTGCAGTGATTGCTGTTGGATATATTAAAAGTTATTGAATGCAGTAGAACAGGAACAGCTAGAAAAGcatcttgtttaaaaaaaacaatctctCAAAGCTAAAATGCcctttagttaaaaaaaaatcatatgtcAAAATAGCTTGAGTTTAAAAATGAGACACAGGACAGCCTTGAGAGGAGATTGCTTTCCACTTAGCTCATCAAATTCTAATCTCTCCTTAAGGCCTTGATGTTTTATGAAGCCATAAACTGTGTGAGAGCATGAAGTTGGGCAAAAGTTGCAGTCATTAATGTTTTGGCTCAGGTTTACCCATCCAGCTTGGTAAAGGAGATGTAGGTGTTCTCTCCCTCGTAGGGCTTGAAGTCCACACAGGATTTCAGGCGATACATCTCCATTGCTTGGAGAATTACACCTTTTGCATTCAAGTCTAAAGAAGAtaataaatatgatttaaaagCAGTGGGAGTGAACTCCATGATGTTATTACACAATGAATTCCTTGAGcatataagtatatatatatatatatatatatacatatatatatgttccCTATTGCTTCTGGTGCTGTGTTCATACCAAGAGAATCTGTTAATATGTAGGGAATTGGAAACTTCCATCTTGCAGTCTCATCCAAAATTGCATTTCTTCttag
This genomic window from Scleropages formosus chromosome 1, fSclFor1.1, whole genome shotgun sequence contains:
- the mep1a.2 gene encoding meprin A subunit alpha, whose translation is MDSFSSLSFFKAFILLFFVLQIQAVPAVYDNDVDAGELREDIPDINLESNRPLFEGDIAVDLRRNAILDETARWKFPIPYILTDSLDLNAKGVILQAMEMYRLKSCVDFKPYEGENTYISFTKLDGCWSFVGDLHEGQNVSIGERCDTKAIVEHELLHALGFYHEQSRTDRDDYVKIWWDQIIEGKEHNFVKYADDFITDLNTPYDYESIMHYRPLSFNKNSTVPTITTTIPAFNDVIGQRLDFSAIDLQRLNRMYNCTSTHTLLDQCAFELINICGMIQNEEDDADWVQTLSSAGEDDHTLGGRCQDAGYFMQFNTSRLVVGSSALLESRILYPKRSRQCLQFFYKFTGAPGDQLVIWTKTDDGTGNVRKMKKVHTIKGDGDESWKITHVALNVREKFRYIFQGIVGSAQLAGSIFIDDISLMETACPSTTWMIHNFTHLLLTSPVGHSVVSERFYSPEGYGYGVRLYPNGRDSLSEGYLGLYFHLCSGENDGVLEWPSADRQATITAMDQDPDVRLRMSSSRSFTTNSQWDRPMKEGTWDESCQCYRGQDFGWSTFISHKQLQRRSFLKNDDLIIFVDFEDLTHLVMSEVPIIPKPTSAIKQPVLESGEHHGSSVEIPKHRRVRSAPGDPCWPNPCLNGGICVPRHGSASCRCPSSQTTFYTGEKCETRRLHGGIEGALMGGAVGVLVLTVVLIAAARTSR